GTGAGCATTAAGTCTTGAAACATAGCAAACACACTTACCTACCACAACTACATCTGAAACAGCTAACACGCTCTCCTGTAAAATCAAGATGATTCtatacatgtaaaatcataCGTCCGAAAATTATACGTTATTTAGTCAACTCGAGCTACGTGTTAGATAACTATCGTGGAGTGGacccggggccgaagtgtcctcggcttggggccgaagtgtcctcggcttggggccgaaatgtcctgattgccagggggccgaagtgtccatgtgccgaagtgtccgacattcTGCAACGCTGCATCAACCAAACGCTAATAGAATCGAATATTATACCAATCATTTTGACAAGAATTATTAAATGTGCTAAGCTACGATTCTAAGattctaagaaaatatttcacaaaTATATCAATGACCATCCTGTATTCAGTCTGCAAAACTACACCCTACTGTTAAAAGACAGGAGCCAAGCCACAGATAGAAGCGTGTGTCATCTTTGTGTTTAATTTTAGCCGACCCTACAGTAGccgtaatacccccctcacatgtagtgaaaatcgatcggacgacgaagtctgcgagctctaaattacgaggaggcatgaccctgatgtcAAAGAAGAAATAGCAGAGACCACCCCCGCCCCCTCCCGTCAGGGTCaagcctcctcgtaatttagagctcgcaaacTCGTCGTCTGAtggattttcgctacatgtgaggggtgTTTAAAGGATATGGTAAACCTAAGTTGAGCCGCCACACAGCTGAAGAATTAAAGTTATATGGTGCAGGTAAGTACAAATGAATTTCACATCACCGAGTGGATGTTGTACCTGACTTTTTCGAACTGTTGTAACAATAGGAGAAAAATacccgttttttttaaatgttcaatTGGTTCAGATTTTAAAGTCATTGTGACGGAAACATTATTTCATTTAAAAAGGTCCAAACGCATGAAAAACATTATCCGAAAACCCCTTGCGGCGACTTGgtgttacagtcaaacctgcccgagcgaccacctcttctcagcgaccacctggccatttcgaccactttttctcggtcccgaatttttcccattgacgtaagcattaagcgaccttttctcaacgaccacctggccaacgtgaacgcgaccggcccaaattgggacccataacgaccgcatcattttcaacattgaggttttcatcgattttaagtgataactagcgcgattttgtgccgaaatcggccagtttggcTATCATCATAAGGTGAActaatgctgaaacgtatatagcctcatactttttcaaTTAATAAATTCCACAATTAGCTATACCGCCACAGGGGATATTGGAGCTTTCTTTGGTTCAAAGACTTGACGTAACCACCGACGACTAACTTAAAACAGCTGGCCAAATCACATGTAAGTACACACAGTATACCCGAGGACATTTGCATTCCCCAAAGCCTCACGACTTCTTTGAAAATCAGCAGAGACCGATCAACATGGACATCCGCGCATGGATATCAGTAACGACGTTAACCACATGACAGTTTCCATCTCCGTCCTAGTAGGTCTTCCACAGAACATAAATTTGTTTAAGATTGTGTTAGCGTATGTAAGGACGATATCCCGTTTGCAAATGTTGTGTCGAGATAGATATCGAATGCAACAGATGAAAATCTGACGAAAATTCCCAAAACAGAATAAATTCCattgtaactagaaaggcaacattcaGCAGCCCGAAACACCCGGCcgaccagttacagccctggacagcagagtttgtgttacacagactaccatGCTGGTCTCCTGTAGATGGTGTCTAGTTATGGTTCATAGTTGACAACCGATTATTGATTAGTACAAGCAGTCACGTTGGCCACCCGGAGTCCCACATATCTACATTACCTTTTGGGTATAGGCTGAGTAAATTCTGGTGGCAGGCTTTCGTGAGAGTAGCAAACATAGTCCTGTTTTATCCAACACAAATGTCAAAGGTAACAGGGAAATCCACGGCTCCGAAATATCAAGGGAcagatatttttcttttgtacagaCAACTGCAGAATTGATTTCACTTGAAGATGGTAAACTGATTAAAACATTTGTTGTTCTATCATTATAACCTAGTGTATCCGCCATGAGACGATTTAAACGGCATGccacaaaaataacaaatttgCATTTGTTAAGACGTTACCTAGACACAATTTCAAAACTTTATAATAAGTCTGTATATATTCTGGCGAAAGGTAatccaatcaatcaattgatcaatcaatcactcaagCAATCAATCATCCAACTAATCATTCAATCCATCAAACTGACTACATCAAAAAGACATCTTGTCCTCAGAAGTATCAAATTAACGATGTACTGATACAAGTAATGGCGCTCCTTGTGCGATTTTATATTAATGCAGTAAATTTTCCAATACAGGCAATAGACTGTGACAGAATCGAAACGAAGACAAGGAAGTACGGCAAGATCTTTTTGTCATGAACACAGATAGGCCCTCAGATGGGAATTATACTGGATGTTAGAACATTTCCTGAGCGTCCAACGTTACCAAACTACGCCTAGCAGTATCTTATAATGCCGTGATAAACGTACCATTCTCTTCGCATTCAAGCTCCTTAATAGATAAATCAATAAAGATATAGAAACTTTCAGGTTTCTCTAAATGTTAATTGGGACAAGCTTTTGTTGCATAAAAGCATGCTATAAGGTTAATTATTTGCGCTAAAATACTGAAGCTAATTTCTGATGTGCCCCCCCTTCCTAGAAGTCCCCAAAATAGCTATAAACTGTCTACAAGCATACGTGTTTCCCGTTTACAACTGCTCTCTACAGCTCTATCAAAGTCTACAGCGCGAGAATGCTGTTTTACCTTACTCCAGACGTTTGTCTGTCTCCCCCTTCCTAGTAGAAGTCGCCAAATGGCTATGGACTGTATACAGGCATACATGTGCATATTTTTCGTTTACAACTGTTCTCTTCAGCTCTATGGAAGTCTATAACATGAGAATGTTATTTTACCTTACTCCAGACATTTCCTAGAATGGCCACCCAGCTCCTAGTGTGACATTACCTCCCTGTGTACGGTGTAATCCAGCCTATGGTGCGCCTCGGTGTGAAGCTGGCCGGTTAGCCGCCGGATCACACCAGTTGGAATATTTATGACTACTCTGGATCAAGTGGCCCGCTTCCTGAGTGCGAGTAGAATCCCACAAGGACTGAATGCAAAGCTGCTCATGTTCCGGGCCTGTAGTGGTAAAGCGAGACTCCTGTGGCACTTCTTCGCGACACCGCAATATGAGAATGTCTTTTCGTCAATAAAACGTGGTCAATGCAAAATACAATAAAAATGCtaaaataacaaagcagtgcAGTGACATTTCTTATTCAGCTTTGAAATAACTTAATGTACTAACCTTGATTATATATAGTTGAAGAGATTcaaaagtcatgtacacagttATCggattttcatcaagcagtgactagtTTTCAAAGATAAACATACGTTCATCCGAATCATCGACGGCTATCAATCTATcgatcttgatcacggagtgacccagttctcgcgagatttGCAataactaggtcgagacttgcgtggatcttctgcccctcaccctTGTTTATGTTTTGGTTACAATTGAAAAAGGGGGGCCTGTTGGGAAGTTCACTGGCTTTTTCGATCACTTTCAGACGTGACCCTTGCGTGCCCCGTGGAACACCTTGTGACTACccggctattttggggcacgacTGGGACCTGGTTGATTTTAACACTAAGTTTAAATCagcccgggacccggtaacaaactAATCGCAGGCACACCGAATTATGCTGCGTTATTCCGCAGTCCACCTGGACAAGTTTTTGGCTACTATTGTTATTGaatgggccgactactcactctttgcagccaggggctgaattgcgagtaGCTTACAATAgacggggctaaatcgcaagggtctggagcgagctgccatttgacgccactcaggtgacctcaatacgacagtaattgccccataAGCGGCCAATGGAGGTTTTGAACCAATCACGCATGTGTTGTGATTCTTTAaggtgcctggggtatggctctccccagacacaggacctccattttacgtcctatccgatcctaagtactcattttcacccaaaTAAAGTGAAGataaccaaagggcacaagatcggtgacacgcggCTGGATTCAAACTCGAGACCTTTCGGTCTCaaggcaaacacgctgccgctgcgccacgcagTCCCACGATAACAACTGGCACAAGTGCAAATGTAATCAAAGGATAACTAACGTTATCTAGAAAATCCATATGACCTAAATCGTTTCCAATTGGAAGATTTGTGTAGATAAAACAAATTTAGGTCGTATGTCCTGAACATTACCTTTGATTGGTAAAACATGTTTcaacatgaaataaagaaaaaaactagagttccacgaaacacatatcttcgccaaataattaGGGCTTATTATGGAGAGTGCAAAGACTTTAAGGTCTGATTCATATATTACCAGAGTACCTACAAGAATATGTATATAGCGGTTGCAAATTCCCTTTTATCCATCCCAACTGACTTCCAGCGTCAAAGTGATTAAAGTTTATTCATAAACAAGACCACAGAACCTCCACGCTATCCAATGGCAaattatttggccaaattcttctcttttttcatctAGCTaacatgtctgcttggagacaaaaaTCTCCTCCGCCCAGATAACTGACGTACACAACCTATCTTAAGAAagtataatttatgtaaataagaccAACTACCCAAagcataaccttgccattctggcgaagatAATTAATAGTATTGTAATGTGTTCTATATGTGTTTACCAAATTTTTCTGCTTTACTCTGCATCTATGTCTGTCTGTcgttatgcatgtatgtatgtgataCTATGATCATTTACACGATTTCTTCTCTTGTAAACCCAGACAAGCACTTTGTGTCGAACATACGCCGTTGATAAGGTCCACAGGGAAAGACTAACGTATCGAAGTGCAAGAATTAAAACGCACGAGGAACCCGTTTGTTCGTGGTCTTGTAAAGACCTTGTGACCCCAGTAAAACAGATGGAGAAACACGTGTTGTAAGCATAACAGTTCTGTGTGGCTGTCAGAACCACTTAAAAGTTTCGAGTAAGGTGAAGTCAAAGACAGAATATATTCGTGTCTGACAATTTTTTGTCCGTCTGTCAGGCTTTTGGAATGCCTGGATCCGTCTGACTGACTGTAGGAGTATCCGGATCCCTCCGACTGACTGTTGGAGCATTCGGATCCGTTGGACTGACTGTTGGAGTGTCCGGATCCGTCCGACTGACTGTTGGAGTGTCCGGATCCGTCCGACTGACTGTTGGAGTATCGGGATACGTCTGACTGACTGTTGGAGTGTCCGGATCCGTCAAACTCACTGTTGGAGTGTCCGGATCCGTCGGACTGACTGTTGGAGTATCGGGATACGTTGGAGTGTTGACTGTTGGAGTGTCCGGATCCGTCCGACTGACTGTTGGAGTATCGGGATACGTCTGACTGACTGTTGGAGTGTCCGGATCCGTCAAACTGACTGTTGGAGTATCGGGATACGTCTGACTGACTGTTGGTGCGTCCAGATCCGTCAGAATGACAGTTGGAGTATCGGGATACGTCTGACTGACTGTTGGAGTGTCCGGATCCGTCCGACTGACTGTTGGAGTATCGGGATACGTCTGACTGACTGTTGGAGTGTCCGAATCCGTCCGATAGACTGTTGGAGTGTCCGGATCCGTCGGACTGACTGTTGGTGCGTCCAGATCCGTCGGAATGACAGTTGGAGTATCGGGATACCTCTGACTGACTGTTGGAGTGTCCGGATCCGTCCGACTGACTGTTGGAGTATCGGGATACGTCTGACTGACTGTTGGAGTGTCCGGATCCGTCCGACTGACTGTTGGAGTATCCGGATCCGTCCGACTGACTGTTGGAGTGTCCGGATCCGTCCGACTGACAGTTGGAGTATCGGGATACGTCTGACTGACTGTTGGAGTGTCCGGATCCGTCCGACTGACTGTTGGAGTATCGGGATACGTCCGACTGACTGTTGGAGTGTCCGGATCCGTCCGACTGACTGTTGGAGTATCCGGATCCGTCCGACTGACTGTTGGAGTGTCCGGATCCGTCCGACTGACTGTTGGAGTGTCCGGATCCGTCTGACTGACTGTTGGAGTATCGGGATACGTCTGACTGACTGTTGGAGTGTCCGGATCCGTCCGACTGACTGTTGGAGTGTCCGGATCCGTCCGACTGACTGTTGGAGTGTCCGGATCCGTCCGACTGACTGTTGGAGTATCGGGATACGTCTGACTGACTGTTGGAGTGTCCGGATCCGTCCGACTGACGGTTGGAGTATCCGGATCCGTCCGACTGACTGTTGGAGTGTCCGGATCCGTCCGACTGACTGTTGGAGTGTCCGGATCCGTCCGACTGACTGTTGGAGTATCGGGATACGTCTGACTGACTGTTGGAGTGTCCGGATCCGTCCGACTGACTGTTGAAGAGTCTGGATCGGTCCGACTGACTGTTGGAGTATCGGGAAACGTCTGACTGACTGTTGGAGTGTCCGGATCCGTCCGACTGACTGTTGAAGAGTCTGGATCGGTCCGACAGGCTTTTGTAGTGTCCAGATTAGTCGGACTGACTGTTGGAGTATCGGAATCCGTCCGACAGGCTTTTTTAGTGTCCAGAAATTTGGGGCGAGCTAAATCGACGATGAAGACcctttttaccttcgccatTTTATGAGGCGTTTGTGGGTttctgtgtttatttgtgtgtagaagaccagcataactcgagaacgcctgaatggattgtattgatattcggcaTGTGAATAGGTCTTGATGAGTActtgtactgcagcggaactgcctggtttgatatctcaagttctggacatactatggtcatgattttaagtggtagatagctcttggggcaaagagtaagtggtgtaggtttgggccccttagcggcttgttttggagcTGCAGGGACCGGCTTATTGTCAGTCTTTGAAGCCAATAACTCGAGAATTCGTTGAAGGGTCGAAGAGTCATGAAGATAGCTCATATAGTTGAATATTAATCATAatctgatttgcatgattaatgagaaattatCTAAACCCGCTCTGTTCTATTATGGGACtcttgcaacatgtgacattggTAAATGAGTAAGAGAAGAATACTGATAgataaacattatgcaaataagatatGTGCCATATGGAAGTTACGAACAAATGGACATTATTGAAtttgatcatgcaaatgaggacctcatttaaGCAccttatcagaaaatgcgattaaaCCATTCTTTCTTCACAAagattgtgtatgtctgtcatTTAGATGGAAAAGATTAATAACTaatatcaatcatgcaaattagaaccTTGTGAAGTCGCGAGGCGCAGCGGCGacatttgtgcctcgtgaccgagaggttacgggttcgaatccgactgcgtgtcaccgatcttgtgcccttgggaaaggcactttactcgactttcctcactatactcaggtgataatgagtagccggtgcaatggcctagtgggtagagtgttcgccttgcattctgaaggtcgtgagttcgatcccggctgagtcataccaaagactttaaacatggtacatgctgctttctctgcttagcactcagcattcgggaaggagtgtggaagttgaacacacaccgcTATCACACACGCCATCTTGgtgcgggaagggtttaactaaCTCAAATTAGAACCTTATTCGAAAAATTAACGACAAACTCAACTGAAATACCAGTTGGAACtaaggttaaaatcatttggtaaaggtatggggtcgtggaactctagttttgttttGTGACTGATATGATTCATTCGATGGGACGGGCTGTAGGTTTGTAGTAAGTCCTACGAAATATGCGTGTTCATTGATATTAGAATGGTCAATACAGTCTGCATGGATATAGATAAGTTACGAAGAAAAGCTTAAGATGTGAGACcgtgtggcgcagcggcagcgtgtttgcctcgggaccgagaggCCTCACGttcaaatccggctgccgtgtcaccgagcttgtgcccttgggaaaggcactatacACGGCTCTCCTCACTTGCATTGacccaggtgaaaatgagtacctagtttcggctagggccgaccctcggataggacgttaaatggcgGTCCGGTGTCTGGGCCATATCCCAGGCACgttacgttaaagaacccccacacgtgcgatggtgcggtgtgagtggataaaaaaaaacttatcgTCTGGTGTACGCCGTACGTATCGTCCTTGCAGCATTCAGCTTAATGAGGTTAAGCACgtataaagaagaaagaaagaaagatttttCTGTAATAACTTCACGATCGCATTATGAATATGTATAAGATACATTGCAACTGTGATTTCACCAATACCATGTATTCTGGAAGAGACCCACCTTGAATGCTTAAGTACTCTATTTTTGAACTGGGCTGGTCAATTCCTGTTTGGACAGTAACAATTTTGGACCGGTCTATTTATTTTGCATGCCGCTGAAAGAGTAAGTGCCTGAATTaggattttttttgcaaatgcgATTTCGTACACAAAGTCCATTTTTCGAAAGGTCTACGGTTCCTGtcgaagagtccattcttgtataAGCGGTCATATTGGGTGGGGATGACTTTGCAAATGTTCAGTTTAGGGCGTACATTTTTTGGGCGGTGTGGCAAAGGTATTTTGGAGCAGTCCATTTTCCTACTAGATAAACAATGACCAACTAGTCTGTGATAATAGGATTTCTTGGTTTACAGTCCCTTGCAAACGTCTTTCGCAACTGCAAGTCTTTGCTTGTAAGCATCTTTTTATAAGTGGCTAGATATTCTATATGAATTTCTTCTTGAAATTATACAGCTCTTGAAAGCTTCTTATGGCGTGGAATATAGCTTAAAGACAGAAGAATCTATACGTTCTCTGGAGCAGTGAACCTCATTTAATTGCTGATGATGAACAATTCATTGTACAGTTCCATTTTCAAAAGTATATTGCAATCTTTATAATCTGATCAAAACAATTACTCTGGTATGCATTTCAGCCTGTGGCTGCTATATACTTTTTGCCTGATCATGTTGATCgaaaaaacattcattcattcattcatccgttcattcatattcattcattcattcattcattcatctcaaAGATATTAGCGATACAAGCAAAAGTGTGCTAAAAGCGCTAATGTGGTTATTACAGATGATACAAGTAATTTAGACATTCTGTCGTAGATATTTTTGTCCTTAATGGACTCTGTTCACTTTTTATCGGTTATTTTTGCCAAGTTCTATTATCTACCATTTTTGTGTTTTCCATGGCCATTGTATCTTTGTGCCAGATTCTACTTTGCCTTTGTAGTGTTGTAAATAACTATCACTGTGTGTCCTTCGTACAATGTCTCAAAGCTCtgctgtttcaaatgtttacaagtATATTAACATGTCCTTTCGTGAGTCATAATTTTTGCATATCGACAATAAACGTTGcttttttcacatctttttaTTCGTACGTTCGCACAGTTTTTACGGTTCGCCGAGGATGATATCCATATAATTGAAACAACACGGCCTAGTGCTGTACAATCGTAATATTTACAGCCTCTACTGAGGAGATGCGCGTCTTGTGTGAAGGACAAAAGTGTAAAGTTAAGCCCACCTTCAGGTTAGATCAGTTCCTTCCCGCTCGAAGGGATAGAACTCAACAAACGCAATGGGATTTTGAGTTCCGCGATCACTTACCTCTAGCTCTACCAAGTACCACTACTGTGAACTGTTGGACGGTTTATGCAATAGCAAGTAAAAAATCTCAAGTTATCGTCATCATCGGCCTGTTTCTAAAGTTTCAACATtaagtacaaaatatataatttcattttcatttattcttatgatactttctatatacatatatatatatatgtgtatatataaatatatatagtaaCAGAAagtgaaaacaataatatttatatatatatatatatatatatatttatataccaTTTTTATTACTCCATAAGATGGAGGGATtattttggtgtgtgtgtgtgtgggcgtgtgtgtgtgtgtttgtgtttttgtgtgtgtgtccgtgcgtgtgtgtgtccgtgcgtgtgtgtgtccgtgcgtgtgtgtgtgtatgtgtagtgtttgtgtgtgtgtgtggtgtgtttgCATGCGTGCgcgtgcgtctgtgtgtgtgcgcgcgcgcgtgtgtgtgtgtgcgtgcgtgtctgtgtttgtgtgtgcgtgtgtgtgtgtgtgcgcgcgcttgtgtgtatatgtgtgtgtgtatgtgtgcgtgtgtgagtgtgcgtgtgtgcgcgcgcgcatgtatatatgtgtgtgtgtgtgtgcgtgcgtgcgtgttttgAGAGAGTGATTTTTTATCACAAATTTAGCATAACTTTGGAACCTCCAGCTCAGGATGGATTGTTAAGTTAactatcaaaatattttgatttatttattaatttgtATTTTGACAACACGGAACCTACAGAACCGGCCTTCGTATAAGATAAAGGTAGCGTAGCTTTTAGAAAATGCAAATCAACGAATTGTGACATGCATACAATAGCAGAACTAAAGCCCTTGTAACACGGTTAAGACCTTCCCACGACTTTGCTCCCGAACACTCACCAAACAAGGACGGCCATGGGCTGAGGCTAGTTTGAAATTCATCTTGTTCAAGTTCCAGTTCGCTCCTTTGGTcgcattttaaaaaaaatattacttttCAGGGTTTAACTCGTCTGATGGCATTAAAGACTAGTTGGAAGCCTCCccgaccaactcccaaccacgTGCACATTTatttttctaaatcatgttcgtagggcctgatgttaccatcatgaagatgaagagcggcccatagcgataactgtagcagcatctcttctccctaagtcaaaaacatcaagcttaagcaagcttgacttcactgacttaATAgacgaagcaggggttacgaggctgctcgggaaattccctatccccttttggccggaatggtttgatccactcacatcgcaccatcgtAAAAGAACTCACATGTGGTGACTTGCCATCATGATAAGTGTGCCGTCTCTaaataggatataggagaattatcTTGACACAACCAGCATGTATTTACATTGCtcacgtttcgatgtctctcagacacctttgtcaaagcttctaactggagctctgcttctcaccgctatatgtgtCAAAATGATTCTCCTATATACTATATtctaccaatctgatgaaactataTTCGGACGTTTCTAAATATTTGGCAACATATGGTATTTAATGCACACCCTCCAATTGTGTGAATTTGGTTTCTCCCAGCCCATGTTATAATTGTGCCANNNNNNNNNNNNNNNNNNNNNNNNNNNNNNNNNNNNNNNNNNNNNNNNNNNNNNNNNNNNNNNNNNNNNNNNNNNNNNNNNNNNNNNNNNNNNNNNNNNNNNNNNNNNNNNNNNNNNNNNNNNNNNNNNNNNNNNNNNNNNNNNNNNNNNNNNNNNNNNNNNNNNNNNNNNNNNNNNNNNNNNNNNNNNNNNNNNNNNNNNNNNNNNNNNNNNNNNNNNNNNNNNNNNNNNNNNNNNNNNNNNNNNNNNNNNNNNNNNNNNNNNNNNNNNNNNNNNNNNNNNNNNNNNNNNNNNNNNNNNNNNNNNNNNNNNNNNNNNNNNNNNNNNNNNNNNNNNNNNNNNNNNNNNNNNNNNNNNNNNNNNNNNNNNNNNNNNGCACCAGAGGGCAAGGATCACTGCGGATTGATGTCGTGGAGCCCTTCGGACCACTAAGGTTACGGGCCAGACGACGACGACGACAATTATAGAATCTAGTGTAGTCAACAGGGGATTGCATAGTCCCTGCTAGTACATGTTTTTGAAGAATCAGTCTCTAATACAGAGTCATAATTTCTTGTCAGGGAAAGATACGACGTTCTACCATCAGAAACTGTGATCTAATCCCAAATTTCTAATTGAATCCACCCCTGTGGTAGTCCCTgcatattgatttttcaaatatGTAAAATTTATTAAGCTTCAATCAAGTAGTTCATTTTCAACGTGACACAATTTGAGGCATATGCAAACTTGTTGTTCATCCTTTTTAGTTACATACAAAAGTTGGATATGAATAATAACTAAAACCTATTACCCGAGTACCGGTATTTCCAGAAGGCATATAGCGAAGGTGTTGATTTGACAATTTGATTTTAATCTCAACACTGTCAAGGTAAAATCACAAATTTATATTTAAATCTCTAATATTACCAAGGTCACATTGTAACACCAAACAATCTGAA
The sequence above is drawn from the Branchiostoma floridae strain S238N-H82 chromosome 17, Bfl_VNyyK, whole genome shotgun sequence genome and encodes:
- the LOC118404873 gene encoding hornerin-like, coding for MALFNSQSDGSGHSNSQSDVSRYSNSQSDRSRLFNSQSDGSGHSNSQSDVSRYSNSQSDGSGHSNSQSDGSGHSNSQSDGSGYSNRQSDGSGHSNSQSDVSRYSNSQSDGSGHSNSQSDGSGHSNSQSDGSGHSNSQSDVSRYSNSQSDGSGHSNSQSDGSGHSNSQSDGSGYSNSQSDGSGHSNSQSDVSRYSNSQSDGSGHSNSQSDVSRYSNCQSDGSGHSNSQSDGSGYSNSQSDGSGHSNSQSDVSRYSNSQSDGSGHSNSQSEVSRYSNCHSDGSGRTNSQSDGSGHSNSLSDGFGHSNSQSDVSRYSNSQSDGSGHSNSQSDVSRYSNCHSDGSGRTNSQSDVSRYSNSQFDGSGHSNSQSDVSRYSNSQSDGSGHSNSQHSNVSRYSNSQSDGSGHSNSEFDGSGHSNSQSDVSRYSNSQSDGSGHSNSQSDGSGHSNSQSNGSECSNSQSEGSGYSYSTGTGL